One genomic window of Falco cherrug isolate bFalChe1 chromosome 20, bFalChe1.pri, whole genome shotgun sequence includes the following:
- the C20H17orf113 gene encoding uncharacterized protein C17orf113 homolog, producing MVPPGKKPAGETSNSNKKCKRYFNEHWKEEFTWLEFDYERKLMFCIECRQALVKNKHGKAENAFTVGTDNFQRHALLRHVTSGAHRQALAVNREQLAFETRVHSHPELRSVIKVEVNPAKVAVLTTVYWMAKEEIPDEKCSSLLDFQKFNLCQALLASEHSEYYHPSSVREMQAAIAKVLHNEDRHRIKASPFVGLVVDETVDVLEHRSLAMFTTTVSPCNGQTSATFLGSFELPAGEASTVAGKVGEVMRSFGIPTMKITWLSADSTSLVAERLSGVGTALTSLCPLLTEMHCLSHGSSLLPAKSIVSIEYLQKYETTVDAVYRLYSSFRGESNGLQELRSVLDLCEIDLGSPKAIHWTSIFPAVEAIDSSWPTLVLLLESEAAQSPVAHGLCEELKNFQFVAFTKILLDVLPIFQKLSHFFQIEDFDLSILKPIVSATATTLQAQKSASGQNLQEFLNEMNEHPRDDREGESRLYYKGVELANCSKVHLKHFERLKESYLESVRGNLLDRFPSSILEAISSFSAIFNPKCYPQSLEDIGSYGVSELNFLLQAYSRVVVSERALSDFPLFKRIVFSLSQLSFKDLCVKLVYSNSEMHELFPDFAVLAAIALALPLGSVLAKKISRGRELLKRGRSRQAKDEGLSDLMKIAIDGPAINEFDFALAIEYYESMRESGFIVAQVK from the exons ATGGTGCCTCCAGGGAAAAAGCCAGCTGGGGAAACTTCCAATTCCAATAAAAAGTGTAAGCGCTATTTCAATGAGCACTGGAAGGAAGAATTTACCTGGCTGGAGTTTGACTATGAGCGGAAACTCATGTTTTGCATAGAGTGTCGGCAGGCGCTGGTGAAGAACAAGCACGGTAAAGCGGAGAACGCCTTTACCGTGGGCACGGACAACTTCCAGCGCCACGCTCTGCTGCGGCACGTCACCTCCGGTGCGCATCGCCAGGCGCTGGCGGTGAACCGGGAGCAGCTGGCTTTCGAGACCCGTGTCCACAGCCACCCGGAGCTGCGCTCGGTCATCAAGGTGGAGGTGAACCCGGCGAAGGTGGCCGTCCTCACCACTGTCTACTGGATGGCGAAGGAGGAGATCCCCGATGAGAAGTGCTCCTCGCTGCTCGACTTCCAGAAGTTCAACCTGTGCCAGGCGCTGCTGGCCTCCGAGCACAGCGAGTACTACCACCCCAGCAGCGTCAGGGAGATGCAG GCAGCGATCGCCAAAGTCCTGCACAACGAGGACAGGCACAGGATAAAAGCCTCGCCGTTTGTTGGGCTGGTGGTGGATGAGACGGTGGATGTCCTGGAGCACCGCAGCCTCGCCATGTTCACCACCACAGTCTCCCCCTGCAACGGGCAGACCTCTGCCACCTTCCTGGGGAGCTTcgagctgcctgctggggaggCCTCCACGGTGGCAGGCAAGGTAGGCGAGGTGATGCGCTCCTTTGGCATCCCCACCATGAAGATCACCTGGCTCAGTGCTGACAGCACCTCACTGGTGGCTGAGCGGCTGAGCGGGGTGGGGACCGCGCTGACCTCCCTCTGCCCGCTCCTCACGGAGATGCACTGCCTGTCCCACgggagctccctgctgccagccaagAGCATCGTTAGCATCGAATACCTCCAGAAATACGAGACCACCGTGGATGCTGTCTACAGGCTCTACTCCAGCTTCAGGGGAGAAAGCAACGGCCTGCAGGAGCTGCGGAGTGTCCTGGACCTCTGTGAGATAGACCTCGGGAGCCCCAAAGCCATCCACTGGACTTCTATTTTCCCAGCCGTGGAAGCCATTGATTCCTCGTGGCCCacgctggtgctgctgctggagagcgAGGCGGCACAGTCGCCGGTGGCCCACGGCCTCTGTGAAGAGCTCAAGAACTTCCAGTTTGTGGCCTTCACCAAGATCCTCTTGGACGTCCTCCCCATCTTCCAGAAACTCAGCCACTTCTTCCAGATTGAGGACTTTGACCTCTCCATCCTGAAGCCCATCGTCTCCGCCACGGCTACCACCCTGCAGGCCCAGAAGAGTGCCAGCGGCCAGAACCTCCAGGAGTTCCTCAACGAGATGAACGAGCACCCACGGGATGACCGGGAGGGCGAGAGCCGCCTCTATTACAAGGGCGTTGAGTTGGCCAACTGCTCCAAGGTGCATTTGAAGCACTTTGAGCGCTTGAAGGAGAGCTACTTGGAGAGCGTGCGGGGCAACCTGCTGGACAGGttccccagcagcatcctggagGCCATCAGCTCCTTCTCGGCCATCTTCAACCCCAAGTGCTACCCTCAGTCTTTGGAGGACATTGGCAGCTACGGGGTCAGCGAGCTGAATTTCCTCCTACAGGCTTACTCCCGGGTGGTGGTGAGCGAGAGGGCCCTGAGCGATTTCCCCCTCTTCAAGCGCATCGTCTTCAGCCTCAGCCAGCTCTCCTTCAAGGACCTCTGCGTCAAGCTGGTCTACAGCAACTCTGAGATGCATGAGCTCTTCCCGGACTTTGCTGTCCTTGCAGCCATTGCCCTGGCCTTGCCTCTGGGCTCGGTCCTCGCCAAGAAGATCAGCCGGGGCCGGGAATTGCTGAAGCGTGGCCGGTCACGCCAGGCGAAGGACGAGGGGCTCTCTGACCTCATGAAGATCGCCATCGACGGGCCAGCCATCAACGAGTTTGACTTTGCGTTGGCCATCGAGTACTACGAGAGCATGAGGGAGTCCGGCTTCATCGTGGCGCAGGTGAAGTGA